In Sporolituus thermophilus DSM 23256, a single genomic region encodes these proteins:
- a CDS encoding 3D domain-containing protein: MKKIRTVIASMVAAIIFGLIGLAPVSAAALGERVLQVGAIGDDVRELQIKLNGLGFNAGTVDGIFGPKTQNAVKMFEKANNLESDGIADQDLLTIIQKKAPKVFRDAPVRYKQILDIVATAYAPGPHDNGKWGNLTHIGTQVRPGIIAVDPKVIPLGTRVYIEFPDGHGMYAVAEDTGGAIKGNRIDIAMWTVAEAYNFGIQKVKVYILD; the protein is encoded by the coding sequence ATGAAAAAAATACGCACAGTGATAGCATCAATGGTTGCTGCTATTATTTTCGGTCTTATCGGCCTTGCGCCGGTAAGTGCTGCAGCCCTCGGGGAACGAGTGCTGCAAGTTGGTGCCATAGGCGACGACGTCCGTGAATTACAGATTAAATTAAATGGACTAGGCTTTAATGCCGGAACTGTAGACGGTATTTTTGGTCCCAAAACGCAAAATGCGGTCAAGATGTTTGAAAAAGCAAATAATCTCGAGAGCGATGGCATTGCCGATCAAGATCTGTTAACTATTATTCAAAAAAAGGCGCCCAAAGTATTCCGCGATGCTCCGGTGCGTTATAAACAGATCCTGGATATTGTTGCGACCGCTTATGCTCCAGGTCCCCATGATAACGGCAAATGGGGAAATCTTACTCATATCGGTACCCAGGTTCGGCCAGGCATTATTGCCGTTGACCCGAAAGTTATTCCACTTGGCACGCGTGTTTATATCGAGTTTCCTGACGGTCATGGCATGTATGCCGTAGCCGAGGATACAGGCGGCGCGATCAAGGGCAACCGTATTGATATTGCTATGTGGACGGTTGCCGAAGCGTATAATTTCGGCATCCAAAAAGTTAAAGTTTATATCTTAGACTAA